From Neodiprion pinetum isolate iyNeoPine1 chromosome 7, iyNeoPine1.2, whole genome shotgun sequence, a single genomic window includes:
- the LOC124223854 gene encoding uncharacterized protein, with amino-acid sequence MDDSDLLLISSVYLGAILVNRRRERIRRRRRRLWVRPINMRRRQQGAFHNLFQELKTDPQMFWKYARMTLPSFQNLLDIANPSLLKRSPRAINPEQRLALTLRFLSGDKVPAIAFAYRVGLSTVHKIIKETSDALGRVLGHRYLQAPSKEEYLQIAEGFWQLWNFPHCLGAIDGKHVDAQCPPNSGTLYFNYHKRYSVVLMAVCDHNYKFTLVDIGSAGKNSDGGIFAISDLNPENRQLNIPDGASKLSGSDIQMPYFFIGDEAFSIGKHLMRPFTGNYLGERKNIFNYRLSRARRIIENSFGILAKKWAIYNRPIVAIPENINKYILTTVCLHNYIRHQEGDNIQFQNNDEVIENIENGIAYAVNVRETLSNYFLTPPGMVNWQYDYVTRGQNLD; translated from the exons ATGGATGACTCTGATTTATTGTTAATTTCCTCGGTTTATCTGGGAGCAATTTTGGTAAATCGCCGAAGAGAGAGAATACGTCGGCGGCGCAGACGTTTGTGGGTCCGACCAATTAACATGCGCAGACGGCAGCAGGGTGCTTTCCACAATCTCTTTCAAGAGTTGAAAACTGATCCGCAGATGTTCTGGAAATATGCTCGTATGACACTTCCATCATTCCAGAACTTATTGGATATTGCAAATCCAAGTTTGTTAAAAAGAAGTCCACGTGCTATTAATCCTGAACAACGACTCGCTTTGACGCTACG atttttaagtGGAGACAAAGTTCCTGCCATAGCGTTTGCTTATCGTGTTGGTCTGTCAACAGTGCATAAGATAATCAAAGAGACCAGCGACGCATTGGGGAGAGTTCTTGGCCACAGATATCTTCAAGCGCCTTCGAAAGaagaatatttacaaattgcTGAAGGCTTTTGGCAACTATGGAATTTTCCACATTGCTTGGGGGCGATCGATGGTAAACATGTCGATGCACAATGTCCGCCCAACTCTGGCACTCTGTACTTCAATTATCACAAGAGATACAGCGTAGTACTGATGGCTGTATGTGATCATAATTACAAATTCACACTAGTTGATATCGGCTCCGCTGGTAAGAACAGTGATGGTGGAATTTTCGCAATTAGCGACTTGAATCCTGAAAACCGGCAGCTAAATATCCCTGACGGAGCCAGCAAATTGAGCGGAAGCGACATTCAAATgccttattttttcatcggaGACGAAGCATTTTCTATCGGTAAACATTTGATGAGGCCTTTCACAGGAAATTATCTTggcgaacgtaaaaatatcttcAATTATCGACTGTCTCGAGCACGGCGTATAATAGAAAATTCGTTTGGGATTTTAGCTAAAAAATGGGCAATTTACAATCGACCCATTGTTGCGATtccagaaaatataaataaatatattttaacaaCTGTGTGTTTACACAATTACATCCGCCACCAAGAAGGTGACAATATTCAGTTTCAAAACAACGATGAAGTTATCGAGAATATCGAAAATGGGATTGCATATGCAGTAAACGTAAGAGAAACTTTGAGCAATTATTTCTTAACACCACCGGGAATGGTAAATTGGCAGTACGATTATGTGACTAGGGGGCAAAATCtagactaa
- the LOC124223857 gene encoding transcription factor Adf-1-like has translation MDNDHTDYCRRSNNSRNFEDCGMQENLDPQVVLQNQEERGFDEILIDAVKSYPHLYNTSCKDYRDAIKKENSWVEIAGVLNATPQICSTRWTRLRESYSKEKKKKNTENKSGSGAAQRRGFVHFEAMRFIDKFVKTRSSVSNVKMTQPFSSTHQQSESRNQAISKWVQQQGDFTSEIHSSSSQQDIINVSESTNRPTPCTTPEVMNFEEASSSSSFSTDFTVNEFENRSASTSNESSYQSPLASPTIHETPNTFKKPPSYTKGRFNPYITIKKDFKKKEAENDEFEASFINFNKVVTAHLVNKKKPEQTCNDHDHSFGNLIVTELNRMKEDEKINKKREILKILWQNSSPKKD, from the exons ATGGACAACGATCATACGGATTACTGTCGACGAAGCAATAATTCAAGGAATTTCGAAGACTGTGGAATGCAAGAAAATTTGGATCCTCAAGTGGTACTGCAAAATCAAGAAGAGCGAGGTTTTGATGAAATCTTGATAGATGCGGTTAAAAGCTATCCGCATCTGTACAATACAAGCTGCAAAGACTACCGCGATGCCATTAAAAAAGAGAACTCCTGGGTGGAGATAGCCGGAGTTTTGAATGCGACTC CTCAAATTTGCTCCACTCGTTGGACTCGATTAAGGGAATCTTactcgaaagaaaaaaaaaaaaaaaatactgagaATAAGAGCGGAAGTGGAGCGGCTCAACGGCGAGGATTCGTACACTTCGAAGCCATGCGATTTATAGATAAATTCGTAAAAACTCGATC ATCGGTCAGCAATGTCAAGATGACACAACCATTCAGTTCAACTCATCAGCAAAGCGAGAGTCGAAATCAGGCAATCTCAAAATGGGTGCAGCAGCAAGGCGATTTCACTTCGGAAATCCACAGCAGTTCATCGCAACAAGATATCATCAATGTATCGGAATCAACAAATCGACCGACTCCATGCACGACACCCgaagtgatgaattttgaggaagcgtcatcatcatcgtcttTTTCAACAGATTTCACTGTGAAcgagtttgaaaatcgatcaGCGTCCACGTCGAATGAATCATCATATCAGTCTCCACTAGCGTCACCCACAATACATGAAACTCCCAACACTTTCAAGAAACCACCATCATATACGAAGGGCAGATTTAATCCATatataacgataaaaaaagactttaaaaaaaaagaagcagagaatgatgaatttgaagcatctttcattaattttaataagGTAGTTACAGCGCATTtggtaaataagaaaaaaccTGAACAAACATGTAACGATCACGACCATTCTTTCGGCAATTTAATTGTGACAGAATTGAATAGAATGAaggaggatgaaaaaatcaataaaaaacgagaaatcctgaaaattttatggcAGAATAGTAGCCCCAAAAAAGATTAG